The Leucobacter viscericola genome includes a window with the following:
- a CDS encoding CPBP family intramembrane glutamic endopeptidase, whose product MTSNTPEQPEGHATEQPAQVPAAQDPQIAPQAQPPMPAAPPAWAWASQPQPTQTVETEPLEYHRLLRGAQGYKWWKPLLVVLIAAGIYIVLSIIISVIWFAIMAVGNPDLFTSSDATAMSQTLVDQLALDTQNPLSVFMNLLTIALMIPSVILAMLVMGMRPVGRVWSVATRIRWGALGRFTGIAVLGVVVMNVTGTLLEMLFSLAVPVEAVAPAVSKDFDGNAALLSFVFVLILVPIQATAEEVVFRGLFMQVLGSWLKNPWFAILIPTVAFAGAHIYDMWGLAAVGFMGLTAAWLTWRTGGLEAAIAIHVINNIAAFGVMASGIGGSTAQTESAGGPGSLIGEVIGLSLFTWLVVRSFKKRGYGRTRIDLLRVPVAPLQAQPLQ is encoded by the coding sequence TTGACGAGCAACACTCCCGAACAGCCCGAGGGCCACGCGACTGAGCAGCCTGCGCAGGTGCCGGCGGCTCAGGATCCGCAGATTGCTCCGCAGGCTCAGCCACCAATGCCTGCGGCCCCACCCGCCTGGGCATGGGCGTCACAACCGCAGCCCACACAAACGGTCGAGACCGAACCGCTTGAGTACCACCGGCTGCTCCGCGGAGCGCAGGGGTACAAGTGGTGGAAACCGCTGTTGGTAGTGCTCATCGCCGCTGGCATCTACATTGTGCTGTCGATCATTATCAGTGTGATCTGGTTCGCGATCATGGCCGTGGGCAACCCCGACCTCTTCACGAGCAGCGATGCGACCGCCATGAGTCAAACCCTGGTTGATCAGCTCGCGCTCGACACCCAGAACCCCCTCTCGGTGTTCATGAATCTGCTCACCATCGCGCTGATGATTCCCTCGGTGATCCTCGCGATGCTTGTCATGGGCATGCGGCCGGTTGGTCGAGTGTGGTCGGTTGCGACGCGGATTCGCTGGGGTGCGCTCGGACGGTTTACCGGGATTGCGGTGCTCGGGGTTGTTGTGATGAACGTGACCGGCACTCTGCTTGAGATGCTGTTCAGCCTCGCTGTGCCTGTAGAAGCTGTCGCGCCCGCTGTGTCGAAGGATTTCGATGGCAATGCAGCGCTGCTCTCGTTTGTCTTTGTGTTGATCCTCGTGCCGATTCAGGCAACCGCTGAAGAGGTCGTGTTCCGCGGGCTCTTCATGCAGGTGCTCGGTTCGTGGTTGAAAAACCCTTGGTTCGCGATCCTGATTCCGACGGTGGCGTTTGCCGGGGCACACATCTACGACATGTGGGGGCTCGCGGCGGTTGGCTTTATGGGCCTCACCGCTGCCTGGCTGACTTGGCGCACGGGTGGCCTTGAAGCCGCGATCGCAATTCACGTCATCAATAACATCGCAGCCTTCGGCGTGATGGCCTCGGGGATCGGCGGCTCCACGGCACAAACGGAGTCTGCTGGCGGCCCCGGATCCCTAATCGGTGAGGTCATCGGCCTTTCCCTCTTCACCTGGCTGGTGGTGCGCTCCTTCAAGAAGCGCGGCTACGGCCGCACGCGCATCGATCTGTTGCGTGTGCCGGTTGCCCCGCTACAGGCGCAACCACTTCAGTAG
- a CDS encoding glycine--tRNA ligase, giving the protein MAEQSRLDKVIALARHRGFVFQAGEIYGGSRSAWDYGPLGTALKENIKRQWWKTMVQKRDDVVGIDSSVILPKQVWEASGHVEVFSDPLVECTQCHKRYREDHLIEAFEEKKGRAPKDGLAEIVCANCGTRGQWTEPRAFSGLLKTFLGPVDDEAGMHYLRPETAQGIFVNFANVLQAARMKPPFGIGQIGKSFRNEITPGNFIFRTREFEQMEMEFFVEPGTDEEWQEYWMAERMRWYTDLGIDPENLRFFEHPQEKLSHYSKRTADIEYRFGFTGSEWGELEGIANRTNFDLSTHSEKSGKDLSFFDQTKNERYTPYVIEPAAGLTRSLMAFLVDAYREEEVPNAKGGTDKRTLLALDPRLAPIKAAVLPLSRNEALSPLAREIAQDLRDDWNVDFDDSGAIGRRYRRQDEIGTPFCVTVDFDSLDDNAVTVRERDTMQQERVPRAELHAYLAERLRGS; this is encoded by the coding sequence ATGGCTGAACAATCCCGACTCGACAAAGTCATCGCCCTCGCCCGCCACCGCGGCTTCGTGTTTCAAGCGGGTGAGATTTATGGCGGATCGCGATCCGCGTGGGATTACGGCCCCCTCGGCACCGCGCTGAAAGAGAACATCAAGCGCCAGTGGTGGAAGACCATGGTGCAGAAGCGCGACGACGTTGTGGGCATCGACTCCAGCGTCATCCTGCCGAAGCAGGTCTGGGAGGCCTCCGGCCACGTTGAGGTCTTCAGCGATCCGCTCGTTGAGTGCACGCAGTGCCACAAGCGCTACCGCGAAGACCACCTGATCGAGGCCTTCGAAGAGAAGAAGGGCCGTGCGCCCAAGGACGGCCTCGCCGAGATCGTCTGCGCCAACTGCGGCACCCGCGGCCAGTGGACCGAGCCGCGCGCGTTCTCGGGCCTGCTGAAGACCTTCCTCGGCCCGGTCGACGACGAGGCCGGCATGCACTACCTGCGCCCCGAGACCGCGCAGGGCATCTTCGTGAACTTCGCGAACGTGCTGCAGGCAGCTCGGATGAAGCCGCCGTTTGGCATCGGCCAGATCGGCAAGAGCTTCCGCAACGAGATCACCCCCGGCAACTTCATTTTCCGCACCCGCGAGTTCGAGCAGATGGAGATGGAGTTCTTCGTCGAGCCCGGCACTGACGAGGAGTGGCAAGAGTACTGGATGGCCGAGCGCATGCGCTGGTACACCGACCTCGGCATTGACCCCGAGAACCTGCGCTTCTTCGAACACCCGCAAGAGAAGCTGTCGCACTACTCGAAGCGCACCGCCGACATCGAGTACCGCTTCGGCTTCACCGGCAGCGAGTGGGGCGAGCTTGAGGGCATCGCGAACCGCACGAACTTCGACCTGTCGACGCACTCCGAGAAGTCGGGCAAAGACCTGAGCTTCTTCGACCAGACGAAGAACGAGCGCTACACGCCCTATGTCATCGAGCCGGCCGCTGGCCTGACTCGCTCGCTGATGGCGTTCCTCGTTGATGCCTACCGCGAAGAAGAGGTGCCGAACGCCAAGGGTGGCACCGACAAGCGCACGCTGCTCGCACTTGACCCGCGCCTCGCCCCAATCAAGGCCGCGGTGCTGCCGCTGTCGCGTAACGAGGCGCTGTCTCCGCTCGCTCGCGAGATTGCTCAGGATCTTCGCGACGATTGGAACGTCGACTTCGACGACTCGGGGGCCATCGGCCGTCGCTACCGTCGCCAAGACGAGATCGGCACCCCGTTCTGCGTGACCGTTGACTTCGACTCACTCGACGACAACGCCGTGACCGTGCGTGAGCGCGACACGATGCAGCAGGAGCGCGTACCCCGCGCTGAGCTGCACGCCTACCTCGCTGAGCGACTGCGCGGATCCTAA
- a CDS encoding glucosamine-6-phosphate deaminase, with amino-acid sequence MQIHISPDAEVLGDALAQRIVAAIQAKPEAVIGLATGSSPLVAYEAWGRRAAQLGLDQSRVRGFALDEYIGLSPEDPRSYHSVIRHDAVDVVGLDPRLVRVPNGGGAASAADEYDVAIREAGGIDVQILGLGRNGHIGFNEPGTAADSRTHVIDLTAETIADNARFFSSSAEVPTTAITQGLGTILEARELVVIATGSAKAAAVAAALEGPVTEDLPASLLQGHPNVHWFIDDAAATLLTGEYAGRDLEALAY; translated from the coding sequence GTGCAGATCCACATCTCCCCAGATGCCGAGGTGCTCGGTGACGCTCTTGCCCAGCGAATCGTCGCTGCGATACAGGCAAAACCTGAGGCCGTCATTGGTCTCGCCACCGGCTCTTCCCCCCTTGTTGCCTACGAGGCCTGGGGGCGCCGCGCGGCCCAGCTTGGACTGGATCAGAGCCGCGTGCGCGGGTTCGCGCTTGACGAATACATTGGGCTGAGCCCGGAGGATCCCCGCAGCTACCACAGCGTCATCCGACACGATGCGGTTGACGTCGTTGGGCTTGATCCTCGTCTTGTGCGCGTTCCAAACGGCGGCGGCGCTGCTTCAGCCGCCGATGAATACGACGTTGCGATCCGCGAGGCCGGCGGCATTGACGTGCAGATCCTCGGCCTCGGCCGCAATGGCCACATCGGGTTCAACGAGCCGGGAACGGCTGCCGACTCGCGCACGCACGTGATCGATCTCACGGCCGAGACGATTGCCGACAACGCGCGGTTCTTCTCGAGTTCTGCAGAGGTTCCCACGACGGCGATTACCCAGGGCCTCGGCACGATCCTTGAGGCACGCGAGCTTGTGGTGATCGCTACAGGATCGGCCAAGGCCGCGGCCGTTGCCGCCGCGCTTGAGGGCCCAGTCACCGAAGATTTGCCGGCCAGCCTGCTGCAGGGTCACCCCAACGTGCACTGGTTTATTGATGATGCGGCTGCCACTTTGCTGACTGGCGAGTACGCGGGACGGGATCTCGAGGCGCTCGCGTACTGA
- a CDS encoding DUF7507 domain-containing protein — protein sequence MLTIFVALVGFLATPLAAQAATGDFKLSLSAPATIGLGQTYNYSATLEFEGVDSSQPASGVQLTTVLPAGISFDSVPTGPSSPVSTYTYDAATRTLTLTLKDTTQALLTIVYSVKQVSNESKYEGMPLTTNIVGTGAPSGTVTSADVTTVVEGDNDYVANKSYEVITGSDNRLVTYRFNVSPERMGSSTTFTTAGQQLTDMLPAGAELVAASPAFSGGSWDTSAWPKAVWTRTGALGSGFYSVDPTGTQIWLTVRYPASVPGWETGQRPPANTVTLETKDANAVTHPGAPATTQSPVFGAPGDPAVSVLKWDSGAVTPGYLMHYTSVAASYVGDTSTPNIDELVVTDSGATGGPNASWFNHADITQLYATFSTGLTAMNLPYKLEYQINGESTWNEFTNYTAATGRTGRYIIVAVQNTGSRGWQSSTEQDVLNLPVGSTLTGWRLTIAPGAETVPAGVQANMRMGFQPVFREVTAGVQPTSAPAAVSPGPLTNTATVTGGALNESASHSYTPQDGIYVTTRVDAPSSISVGSTGTVHAGIVNQNPSETYSDSALSVVLPCGIFYDTSQPITPMPTDAGLPTAPALGAGATVDASLRVTDANGCEQQVLKFSFDSLPPMRAPATANYRWAEWNGWNYEIPVMALAQSFDPNTTSVATKSYATVSDPRFLSTADGGTASDTIQMTGNPVFFGDDDHDFDPARTTVAVAQAQTSVNTAGGLLISKLSSASATGPWALSSQVDTDAFWQIYVSDILPNPVSGITFFDKLPSIADGDGFDTHLTGAVTGLPAGATAEYSSNATSATSGDWSADPAGATAFRVVSPSMSVGQNFTLIVPTASSGNTRFGTTDVNQVSATATYEGNAVSFQSNEASITPLAAPAFTLVKKTNGVEYAAAPGATVAVGSPVTWTYDVTNTGNTALDSVQVSDAFVDGAGTSGSLTPSSSTSGPLEPGETRTFTATGTAVAGQYANTATATATAVDDSGTALPTQPASATDDSWYFAGDSGLTVVKTTNNEDVDSAPGLPLTPGADVSWQYKVTNTGTLALTDVLVTDVDSSGNTVYSHTIPSLAPGESVELSATGTAITGQYHNTVTATAADPAGASQALTAADDSWYFGEVPGLSVDKKVSASKNGPWKETTQVADGSASYWQITVTNTGNAPLTGVKLKDPKINQSVDIDNLAAGASKTFVFTQKATTEAFTNVATVTGTSLSGKELKASDDATVTLQSKAAVIEIGGVKVPALAVTGSAITGALLLAGLMIAGSIVFLRRRRAAAE from the coding sequence GTGCTCACCATATTTGTGGCGCTGGTTGGCTTCTTAGCCACACCGCTAGCCGCGCAGGCTGCCACCGGCGACTTCAAGCTCTCGCTGTCAGCACCGGCCACAATTGGGCTCGGCCAGACCTACAACTACTCAGCAACACTCGAGTTTGAAGGGGTCGACAGTTCCCAACCAGCCAGTGGCGTGCAGCTCACAACGGTGCTTCCCGCGGGCATCAGCTTCGACTCGGTACCAACCGGGCCAAGCTCGCCCGTAAGCACCTACACCTACGACGCAGCTACCCGCACGCTGACTCTCACGCTGAAAGACACAACGCAGGCGCTTCTCACGATCGTGTATTCGGTCAAGCAGGTGAGCAACGAATCAAAGTACGAGGGCATGCCCCTCACGACCAACATCGTTGGGACCGGCGCACCAAGCGGAACTGTCACGTCTGCCGACGTGACCACCGTCGTAGAGGGCGACAACGACTACGTCGCCAACAAGTCTTATGAGGTCATCACCGGTAGCGATAACCGCCTGGTGACCTATCGATTCAACGTCTCACCTGAACGCATGGGTTCTTCCACCACGTTTACGACTGCGGGCCAGCAGCTCACGGACATGCTTCCTGCGGGCGCTGAACTTGTGGCCGCATCGCCAGCATTTTCTGGGGGCAGCTGGGACACCTCGGCGTGGCCAAAGGCCGTCTGGACGCGGACCGGTGCACTGGGTTCAGGTTTCTACTCAGTGGACCCCACCGGAACCCAAATCTGGCTCACCGTGCGCTATCCCGCAAGCGTCCCGGGCTGGGAGACAGGTCAGCGACCACCCGCAAACACCGTGACTCTTGAAACTAAAGACGCAAATGCGGTAACACATCCCGGTGCCCCCGCGACGACGCAGAGTCCCGTCTTCGGTGCTCCAGGCGATCCGGCTGTTTCGGTTCTCAAGTGGGATTCTGGTGCCGTTACTCCCGGCTATCTCATGCACTACACCTCCGTTGCCGCTTCGTATGTTGGAGATACGAGCACCCCCAACATTGACGAGCTCGTCGTCACCGACTCCGGCGCAACAGGTGGGCCTAACGCTTCCTGGTTTAACCACGCCGATATCACGCAGCTCTACGCCACCTTCTCAACGGGTCTGACGGCGATGAATCTCCCGTACAAACTGGAGTACCAGATCAACGGAGAGTCCACCTGGAACGAGTTCACCAACTACACGGCCGCAACCGGGCGCACTGGCAGGTACATTATCGTTGCCGTGCAAAACACGGGCTCAAGGGGCTGGCAGAGCTCCACGGAACAAGACGTGCTGAATCTTCCGGTGGGCTCAACTCTGACGGGCTGGAGACTCACCATCGCTCCGGGAGCCGAGACGGTTCCTGCGGGAGTTCAAGCCAACATGAGAATGGGTTTTCAGCCCGTCTTCCGTGAGGTAACCGCAGGGGTTCAACCGACCTCTGCCCCGGCTGCTGTATCTCCCGGCCCACTGACGAACACGGCCACCGTAACGGGCGGCGCCCTGAATGAGAGCGCTTCGCATAGCTACACGCCGCAGGATGGGATCTATGTCACAACCCGCGTAGACGCTCCAAGCTCGATCTCGGTTGGATCAACGGGAACGGTTCACGCTGGGATTGTCAATCAAAACCCCTCCGAGACCTACTCTGATTCGGCCCTTTCGGTGGTGTTGCCCTGCGGTATCTTCTACGATACTTCGCAGCCAATTACGCCAATGCCAACGGATGCCGGTCTGCCCACAGCGCCTGCACTAGGTGCGGGTGCCACCGTCGACGCGTCACTTCGAGTGACCGACGCAAACGGGTGTGAACAGCAGGTGCTGAAATTCTCCTTCGATAGCCTGCCTCCAATGCGAGCACCTGCAACGGCAAACTACCGTTGGGCGGAATGGAACGGTTGGAACTATGAGATTCCGGTAATGGCTCTCGCGCAATCATTCGACCCGAACACAACCTCGGTTGCAACCAAGTCTTACGCCACGGTTTCCGACCCCCGCTTCCTCTCCACTGCGGATGGTGGCACCGCGTCTGACACCATTCAGATGACCGGCAACCCCGTCTTCTTTGGCGACGACGATCACGATTTTGATCCGGCCCGCACAACAGTTGCTGTGGCGCAGGCGCAAACGAGCGTGAACACAGCGGGCGGTCTCTTGATCTCGAAGCTCTCGAGCGCCTCAGCCACCGGCCCCTGGGCACTTTCCTCGCAGGTTGACACAGACGCGTTCTGGCAGATCTATGTCAGCGATATTCTGCCGAACCCCGTGAGCGGCATCACCTTCTTCGACAAGCTCCCGAGCATTGCCGATGGTGATGGCTTTGACACGCACCTCACCGGTGCGGTGACCGGTTTGCCCGCTGGCGCAACCGCGGAGTACTCAAGCAATGCCACAAGCGCGACGAGCGGAGACTGGTCGGCTGATCCTGCCGGCGCAACCGCGTTCCGTGTAGTCTCGCCGAGCATGAGCGTTGGCCAGAACTTCACGCTTATCGTGCCCACCGCCTCCTCGGGCAACACACGCTTTGGCACTACCGATGTGAACCAGGTCTCCGCAACCGCGACCTACGAGGGAAATGCGGTGAGCTTCCAGTCGAACGAGGCGAGCATCACTCCCCTCGCTGCCCCGGCGTTCACGCTCGTTAAGAAGACCAACGGTGTTGAATACGCTGCGGCCCCCGGCGCAACCGTCGCCGTCGGCTCTCCCGTGACCTGGACCTACGACGTCACGAACACCGGAAACACTGCACTGGATTCGGTTCAGGTCAGTGACGCGTTTGTTGATGGCGCTGGCACCTCTGGTTCCCTCACCCCCTCGTCGAGCACTTCGGGCCCACTGGAGCCAGGGGAAACCCGCACCTTCACTGCGACCGGAACCGCAGTCGCGGGTCAATACGCAAACACCGCAACCGCAACCGCAACCGCGGTCGACGACTCGGGAACGGCCCTGCCAACCCAGCCAGCGTCTGCAACTGACGACTCGTGGTACTTCGCGGGAGACAGCGGCCTCACCGTTGTGAAAACGACGAATAATGAGGACGTCGATAGCGCTCCCGGACTGCCCCTCACCCCTGGTGCAGACGTCTCCTGGCAGTACAAGGTCACCAACACCGGCACGCTCGCGTTGACCGATGTGCTCGTGACCGACGTGGATTCCAGCGGAAACACCGTGTACAGTCACACGATTCCGTCGCTTGCACCCGGTGAGTCCGTGGAGCTTTCGGCAACGGGAACCGCAATCACCGGCCAGTACCACAACACCGTCACCGCAACTGCGGCAGATCCTGCCGGCGCCTCGCAAGCGTTGACCGCCGCTGACGACTCCTGGTACTTCGGTGAGGTTCCTGGCCTCTCGGTTGACAAGAAGGTGAGCGCGTCGAAGAACGGGCCCTGGAAGGAAACCACTCAGGTCGCTGACGGTAGTGCCTCCTACTGGCAGATCACCGTCACGAACACCGGCAATGCGCCGCTGACCGGAGTGAAGCTGAAGGATCCGAAGATCAACCAGTCAGTCGACATCGACAACCTCGCCGCGGGCGCGAGCAAGACCTTCGTCTTCACGCAGAAGGCGACCACCGAAGCCTTCACGAACGTGGCAACAGTGACGGGAACCTCGCTGAGCGGGAAAGAACTCAAGGCCTCGGACGACGCCACGGTCACGCTGCAGTCAAAAGCCGCAGTGATCGAGATTGGCGGGGTCAAGGTACCCGCGCTCGCGGTGACAGGCTCGGCCATCACCGGTGCTCTTCTCCTCGCGGGGCTGATGATTGCGGGCAGCATTGTGTTCCTGCGTCGGAGGCGCGCAGCGGCTGAATAA
- a CDS encoding holin — translation MFTKLFWKDAGERAVKTFAQAAVALLTAGATGLLGIDWPQLLSVAGLAALVSILTSVGSDSVGDRGTASLLVLSAEDSV, via the coding sequence GTGTTTACGAAACTGTTCTGGAAGGACGCCGGGGAGCGGGCCGTGAAGACCTTCGCGCAAGCCGCGGTTGCGCTGCTCACAGCGGGAGCCACCGGGTTGCTCGGGATCGACTGGCCGCAATTGCTCTCGGTCGCTGGGCTTGCGGCGCTCGTGTCGATCCTCACCTCTGTGGGATCAGACTCTGTCGGTGATCGCGGCACCGCCTCACTTCTGGTGCTGAGCGCTGAAGACAGTGTGTGA